From Aspergillus fumigatus Af293 chromosome 5, whole genome shotgun sequence, a single genomic window includes:
- a CDS encoding amphiphysin-like protein RVS161, with protein MSWAGFKKNVNRATTQVMMKTGHVERTNDRDYEIEERRYRTMEAAANRLQKEAKGYLDSLRAMTASQMRIAETIDAFYGEAGTRDGVSRSYKQAVEDLDAETIKALDGPYRTTVLDPISRFCAYFPDINECIKKRNHKLLDYDAMRAKVKKLVEKPDKDATKLPRAEKETEMAKQAYEQLNEQLFTELPQLIDLRVPYLDPSFEALVKIQLRFCAEAYSRMAQVQQYLDAETRDQYARGDLDNRVEEVLQEIRDLSIAGTV; from the exons ATGTCTTGGGCAG GTTTCAAGAAAAATGTCAACCGTGCGACAACGCaggtgatgatgaaaacAG GACATGTCGAGAGAACGAACGACCGGGACTATGAAATTGAGGAGCG ACGATATCGGACTATGGAGGCTGCGGCAAATCGATTGCAGAAGGAAGCAAAGGGATACCTGGATTCGTTACGAG CAATGACGGCCTCTCAGATGCGCATTGCGGAGACGATTGATGCATTCTACGGCGAGGCGGGTACTCGGGATGGTGTGAGCAGAAGCTACAAGCAAGCTGTGGAGGACTTGGACGCCGAGACGATCAAGGCATTGGACGGGCCGTACAG AACAACCGTACTAGACCCCATTTCGCGCTTCTGTGCGTACTTCCCCGATATCAACGAGTGCATTAAGAAGCGGAACCACAAATTGCTGGACTACGACGCCATGAGAGCGAAAGTGAAGAAGTTGGTGGAAAAGCCAGACAAGGATGCCACCAAGCTGCCCCgcgcggagaaggagactgAGATGGCCAAGCAAGCATACGAGCAGCTTAACGAGCAGCTGTTCACGGAACTTCCACAGCTCATCGATCTGCGTGTGCCCTATTTGGACCCCAGTTTCGAAGCCTTGGTCAAAATTCAACTACGGTTTTGCGCCGAAGCGTATTCACGCATGGCTCAGGTGCAGCAATATCTCGACGCCGAGACAAGAGATCAATACGCCCGCGGCGATTTGGATAACAGGGTAGAAGAAGTTCTGCAAGAGATTCGGGACCTGAGTATAGCGGGGACTGTATGA
- a CDS encoding aminoacyl-tRNA hydrolase, giving the protein MAAEGPVLKTPRRFLFIASLGNMRLYRQTRHSAGHILLDALVPLLPSRAPLVSSRQPSAGPIFYKTWYSPSYMNESGPKLVRQLSSWLSTTQFEVLGRVVRQGDVALPANFGDASGANAEWQLRGVDPRSLKSFRPTLVILHDELEAPLGKVRVKRGGPEKASLRGHRGLISVMESLRGKGLYPPRTGQAAQGANAGLSILRVGVGIGRPSTRTRNDVADYVLTEMNASELAAVRAAAVPVLDILADELYRESNDD; this is encoded by the coding sequence CCCGCCGGTTCCTGTTCATCGCCTCACTAGGCAACATGCGTCTGTACCGGCAAACACGGCACAGCGCCGGACATATCCTCCTCGATGCGCTTgtccccctcctccccagTCGAGCCCCTCTGGTGTCCTCCAGACAGCCATCCGCCGGTCCCATCTTCTACAAAACATGGTACAGCCCATCGTACATGAACGAATCCGGGCCGAAGTTGGTCCGACAGCTCAGTAGCTGGTTATCAACAACACAATTTGAGGTATTAGGGCGAGTGGTCCGCCAAGGGGACGTCGCATTGCCCGCGAACTTCGGCGATGCCTCTGGAGCGAATGCCGAATGGCAGCTCCGGGGGGTAGATCCCCGCTCGCTGAAGAGTTTCCGACCGACGCTGGTGATTTTGCATGATGAACTGGAAGCGCCGCTGGGCAAGGTGAGGGTGAAGAGGGGCGGGCCTGAGAAGGCAAGTCTGCGGGGTCACCGTGGGTTGATCAGTGTCATGGAGAGTCTGCGCGGCAAGGGCCTATATCCGCCGCGGACAGGACAGGCGGCGCAAGGAGCAAATGCTGGTCTGTCCATTCTGCGTGTAGGCGTGGGCATTGGCCGTCCGTCGACACGAACCCGCAATGATGTTGCGGACTATGTCCTGACTGAGATGAATGCCTCCGAACTGGCTGCAGTCCGTGCAGCTGCGGTCCCAGTCTTGGACATTTTGGCAGATGAGCTCTATCGAGAATCTAACGATGACTGA